The proteins below come from a single Parageobacillus toebii NBRC 107807 genomic window:
- the copZ gene encoding copper chaperone CopZ, giving the protein MTTTLQVQGMTCNHCKMAVTNALQELEGVNRVEVHLEKGTVDVDFDETKVSIAQLKEAVEEQGYDVE; this is encoded by the coding sequence ATGACAACAACATTACAAGTACAAGGAATGACGTGCAACCATTGCAAAATGGCGGTCACAAACGCTCTTCAAGAGTTAGAAGGAGTCAACCGCGTCGAAGTGCATTTGGAAAAAGGCACGGTCGATGTCGATTTCGATGAAACGAAAGTCAGCATCGCCCAATTGAAAGAAGCTGTTGAAGAACAAGGTTATGATGTGGAATAA
- a CDS encoding HAD family hydrolase translates to MMKAVIFDLDGTLLNRDVSIQKFIEYQYERLQLWLSHIPKESYIARFIELDNRGYVWKDAVYQQMVKEFEIIGITWEDLLEDYMNHFHKSCAPFPHLVWMLEELKRKSLKLGIITNGKGQFQMHSIKVLGIEGYFDTILISEWEGISKPDPRLFQKAMDHLNVLPNESVFVGDHPINDIQAARNIGMKTIWKKDVAYESVEADFVIEDLREIPGIIETLQQQ, encoded by the coding sequence ATGATGAAGGCAGTCATCTTTGATTTGGATGGCACATTGCTAAATCGCGACGTTTCCATACAAAAGTTTATCGAATACCAGTATGAGCGCTTGCAGTTATGGTTAAGCCATATTCCGAAAGAATCGTATATCGCTAGATTCATTGAATTAGATAATCGAGGGTATGTTTGGAAAGATGCTGTATATCAACAAATGGTCAAAGAATTCGAGATTATTGGCATCACGTGGGAAGATTTACTAGAAGATTATATGAATCATTTTCACAAAAGCTGTGCCCCGTTTCCTCACCTTGTATGGATGTTAGAAGAGTTAAAAAGAAAGTCATTGAAATTAGGAATCATCACAAATGGAAAAGGACAATTTCAAATGCATTCGATAAAGGTGTTAGGCATTGAAGGCTATTTTGATACGATTCTTATCTCGGAATGGGAAGGAATTAGTAAACCAGATCCCCGACTATTTCAAAAAGCGATGGATCATTTGAATGTCCTGCCAAATGAAAGCGTATTTGTTGGCGACCATCCAATCAACGACATTCAAGCGGCACGGAATATAGGGATGAAAACCATTTGGAAAAAGGATGTGGCATACGAGTCTGTGGAAGCAGATTTTGTCATAGAAGATTTAAGAGAAATTCCAGGAATCATCGAAACGCTTCAGCAACAATAA
- a CDS encoding lipoprotein: MKKLLSLFVLILSIGLLSGCVKGVFHVKVNKDGSADLNYDLGFESTLLGFASSDGQNPIEEIRKQAEEQGFTVANYKENGYTGIRAKKHVDKLNDVPIFYTMVNSKDEKPVKIEKDFFSTRYVLDTQLDLSDMAMDSTEEMSNINNAVLNQMDLKFLLDLPVKAKNHNASDVKNDGQTLEWQLIPGDKNKIYMEAVVPNITNIILSIVGGLIILAGILFLALKKKHDSVTK, translated from the coding sequence ATGAAAAAATTGCTATCACTTTTTGTTTTAATTTTATCCATAGGGTTGTTAAGTGGCTGTGTAAAAGGCGTATTTCATGTAAAAGTTAATAAGGATGGAAGTGCAGACTTAAATTATGATCTAGGATTTGAGAGTACTTTATTGGGGTTTGCTAGTTCAGATGGTCAAAATCCGATAGAGGAAATACGTAAACAAGCTGAAGAACAAGGATTTACAGTTGCTAACTACAAAGAGAACGGATATACAGGAATAAGAGCGAAGAAGCATGTTGATAAGTTAAATGATGTTCCTATTTTCTATACTATGGTGAACAGTAAAGACGAAAAACCTGTAAAAATTGAAAAAGACTTTTTTAGTACGCGATATGTATTGGATACACAACTCGATCTAAGTGATATGGCAATGGATTCAACTGAAGAAATGTCAAATATTAATAATGCTGTACTAAATCAAATGGATTTAAAATTCTTACTCGACCTTCCAGTGAAAGCAAAAAATCACAATGCCTCAGATGTAAAAAATGATGGCCAAACACTTGAATGGCAATTAATTCCTGGAGACAAAAACAAAATATATATGGAGGCTGTTGTACCAAATATAACGAATATTATCTTGTCAATTGTAGGTGGGTTGATCATTCTTGCTGGCATTTTATTTTTGGCACTTAAGAAAAAACATGATAGTGTTACTAAATAA
- a CDS encoding DUF5082 family protein: MTLAYYYSLLRKKEEELQRVYHCESKLLSSQAEFQAYQRFIMDPELSSNTWNGKKAEKFQQIRNEDMLESYQDIIEQQFSVVFDQLSSKANDIKEEIYLIRQMIAQLEAQQAEQ; this comes from the coding sequence ATGACCCTTGCTTACTATTACTCTTTATTGCGCAAGAAGGAAGAAGAGTTACAGCGTGTTTACCATTGTGAATCAAAGTTGTTGAGTTCGCAGGCGGAGTTCCAGGCTTATCAGCGTTTTATAATGGATCCTGAACTATCGTCTAACACGTGGAACGGGAAGAAGGCGGAAAAGTTCCAGCAAATAAGGAATGAAGATATGTTGGAATCCTATCAAGATATTATTGAACAACAATTTTCCGTAGTTTTCGATCAGCTTTCATCTAAAGCAAATGACATCAAAGAAGAAATTTATTTGATTAGACAAATGATTGCGCAACTAGAAGCACAACAAGCGGAGCAATAA
- a CDS encoding DUF350 domain-containing protein, whose amino-acid sequence MTYVVNFLIYTVLGLVLMGVGIGLFSLTTKFSERELIRQGNMAVALKLWGKALGLAIVIYAAWSNSVSLLDALLWGAIGIITQILVYFALEYIFTPKTNLAKKVEEGNLAVGFSLFAISIIVGLIVAGSMSY is encoded by the coding sequence ATGACGTATGTGGTGAATTTTCTGATTTATACCGTTTTAGGTCTTGTGCTGATGGGAGTTGGGATCGGCCTATTCAGCTTAACGACGAAATTTTCAGAGCGGGAACTCATTCGCCAAGGCAATATGGCGGTAGCGCTGAAATTGTGGGGAAAAGCGCTAGGATTGGCGATTGTCATTTACGCCGCCTGGAGCAACAGCGTCAGTTTGCTTGATGCCCTTCTATGGGGCGCAATTGGAATTATCACGCAAATTCTTGTTTATTTTGCTTTGGAGTACATTTTCACGCCAAAGACCAACTTAGCAAAAAAAGTCGAGGAAGGCAATCTCGCGGTCGGCTTCAGTTTATTTGCCATTTCCATTATTGTCGGCTTGATTGTCGCGGGAAGTATGTCGTATTAA
- a CDS encoding GNAT family N-acetyltransferase, with protein sequence MKLVGNKIYLRFLKNTDVGPLTEMHRRNRKFWQRYTPDRTEEFYTEEYQLNRIQTSLAKMERDEQYTFGIFLIGTDELIGIIELTEVVRGPLQACWLGYYVDQSHNGHGYTTEAVRLVVDYAFEVLKLHRIEAGVMPHNIGSIRVLEKAGFHKEGLSKKNVKINGRWEDHLHFAIVNPNDSE encoded by the coding sequence ATGAAATTGGTGGGAAACAAAATCTATTTGCGATTTTTAAAGAATACAGATGTGGGTCCGTTGACAGAGATGCACCGTAGAAACCGAAAATTTTGGCAACGGTATACGCCAGATAGGACCGAGGAGTTCTATACGGAGGAATATCAGTTAAATCGAATTCAAACCAGCTTGGCGAAGATGGAAAGAGACGAGCAATACACGTTCGGCATTTTCCTCATCGGTACTGATGAACTGATTGGCATCATTGAGTTGACTGAAGTGGTCCGTGGTCCTTTACAGGCATGTTGGCTAGGCTATTATGTAGATCAATCGCACAACGGACATGGCTATACTACTGAAGCTGTGCGCCTAGTCGTTGATTATGCCTTCGAAGTTCTCAAGTTGCACAGAATTGAAGCAGGGGTCATGCCACATAACATCGGATCGATTCGAGTTTTGGAGAAAGCAGGATTCCATAAGGAGGGGCTTTCCAAGAAGAATGTGAAGATTAACGGAAGGTGGGAAGATCATTTACACTTCGCTATCGTGAATCCAAATGATTCAGAATGA
- a CDS encoding TIGR04104 family putative zinc finger protein translates to MFGWKRFICPHCKTKLYPTAESRQKASFANSLSLLVLLLLPSFGVSFLWTFIIYFVLLASILALLPFSAHLLIKKSRFGDNDRMNNLSLRNV, encoded by the coding sequence TTGTTTGGATGGAAAAGGTTTATCTGTCCACATTGTAAAACAAAGTTGTACCCGACCGCGGAATCACGACAAAAAGCGTCATTCGCAAACTCCCTTTCGTTGCTAGTATTATTGCTTTTGCCATCTTTCGGAGTATCCTTTCTATGGACCTTTATTATATATTTCGTGCTTTTAGCAAGCATCTTGGCGCTATTGCCATTTTCTGCACATTTGTTGATCAAGAAGAGCCGTTTTGGTGATAATGATAGAATGAATAACTTATCCTTGCGTAATGTATAA
- a CDS encoding GNAT family N-acetyltransferase → MKIIQTTNADIIAKLNRSVHDLHVQRYPQYFKEYAYEAVKAFFQSIINKDNFIFLLLEDNEEAIGYAWIEIRKYQETPFRKAYKSIYVHQISIVETERKKGYGSKLMEEIYRIASHHKIDLVELDYWAENEAAKDFYRKQGFSTYREIVYKRL, encoded by the coding sequence ATGAAAATCATCCAAACCACTAATGCAGACATAATTGCAAAATTAAATCGATCTGTCCATGATTTGCATGTTCAACGGTATCCGCAGTATTTCAAAGAGTACGCTTATGAAGCGGTGAAAGCATTTTTTCAAAGCATTATAAATAAAGACAACTTTATTTTTCTTCTTTTGGAGGATAATGAAGAAGCCATTGGCTATGCTTGGATAGAGATAAGAAAATACCAAGAAACTCCTTTTCGAAAGGCGTATAAATCTATATACGTTCATCAAATCAGTATCGTAGAAACCGAAAGAAAAAAAGGATATGGTTCAAAGTTAATGGAAGAAATTTATCGTATTGCCAGCCATCACAAAATCGATTTAGTCGAATTAGATTATTGGGCGGAAAACGAAGCAGCAAAAGATTTTTATCGGAAGCAAGGATTTTCTACCTATAGAGAAATCGTTTATAAAAGGCTATAG
- a CDS encoding YwqI/YxiC family protein: MSGEIHIQFAQVEKKLRQLQNSTEALSISYPSSVAGGNELGVVRKLDELNGELRHLLEKYKTLLLSNIQSTFHSLDAMKETDQAISSSIIGKSQGGER; the protein is encoded by the coding sequence TTGAGCGGTGAAATCCATATACAATTTGCACAGGTAGAAAAAAAGCTTCGTCAACTGCAAAACTCCACGGAAGCGTTAAGTATTTCCTATCCTTCTTCTGTAGCCGGAGGAAATGAGCTAGGTGTTGTTAGGAAATTGGATGAACTTAACGGCGAATTACGTCATCTTTTAGAAAAATATAAAACGCTTCTGCTTTCTAATATACAGTCCACCTTTCATTCTCTTGATGCCATGAAGGAAACAGACCAAGCGATAAGTTCCTCAATTATCGGAAAGAGCCAAGGGGGAGAGAGATAA
- a CDS encoding transporter suffix domain-containing protein, translated as MRRNIATKRTGWILIVLSTIVFLVPFVIPFFPVSTTIKVAIGGAALVTAEALFWLGALLVGKETIQKYKKRLFKRKVKE; from the coding sequence ATGAGGCGGAACATCGCAACGAAGCGAACCGGTTGGATACTCATTGTTCTATCCACGATTGTATTTCTCGTTCCTTTTGTGATCCCGTTTTTTCCCGTTTCTACCACAATAAAAGTGGCAATTGGCGGAGCGGCATTGGTAACGGCGGAAGCGTTATTCTGGCTAGGAGCGCTGCTAGTCGGCAAAGAAACAATTCAAAAATATAAGAAGCGGTTGTTCAAGAGAAAAGTAAAAGAATAG
- a CDS encoding LXG domain-containing protein: protein MRVLDVSDLENGVKELKAILKVQKEQINNIKDDMQSFTHSESFYAGEGAKAIRFFYNECHVPFLRFLENFIDNYQRFLVNLGKSLNDLEPANNGFIRESFLEYEITSALRRMKNTVIDLIDEANGYMNEVNDIVCLTRLDDQRFMHGLKKAEDYVAETVEDLRKFDSEQMKELSGLEADLQIMKNYTALIESMFCQGDFSILSFNMDKLNSHPDYRTLTVKLRNDEMKERVYPFTDFFATINEKLSTGDNIIIGTRLVAFLASMQVAKGLQIKYIRQAPTLWQKIKGDYRFAVKAHPSWTSETKHESPLAKFIIKLTRKEPNSWYEKVLKKIFSGYRSPSDFIKHMAGYPKNIEGLLTGEEFRNALIDRVSAGVKETTEAATKTKGMHKTAGYIPGVGIAITAVANLTEYVSPENQNKSPAERVGRVFTGALLDMFAINVGTRVGILIGSIGGPPGMIIGGAVGAFVGGTVSSLFGDKIKDAGGKVVDEAADAIKKVDDKAVDVIKKAEIPASIKKWFS, encoded by the coding sequence GTGAGAGTCTTAGATGTTTCTGATTTAGAAAATGGCGTCAAGGAATTAAAAGCTATATTAAAAGTGCAAAAGGAACAAATAAATAACATTAAAGATGATATGCAATCATTTACGCATTCTGAATCTTTTTATGCTGGTGAAGGAGCTAAAGCTATTCGCTTTTTTTATAACGAGTGCCACGTTCCGTTTTTACGGTTTCTCGAAAATTTCATCGATAACTATCAAAGATTTCTAGTTAACTTAGGAAAATCACTGAATGATTTAGAGCCGGCAAATAACGGATTTATTCGCGAAAGTTTTTTGGAATATGAGATTACTTCAGCATTACGGCGAATGAAAAATACCGTCATAGACTTAATAGATGAAGCCAATGGTTATATGAATGAAGTAAATGATATCGTTTGCTTGACAAGATTAGACGATCAGCGTTTTATGCACGGATTAAAAAAAGCGGAAGATTATGTGGCAGAAACGGTGGAGGATTTGCGGAAGTTTGATTCCGAACAGATGAAAGAATTAAGCGGCCTGGAAGCTGATCTTCAAATCATGAAAAATTATACTGCGCTTATCGAGTCGATGTTTTGCCAAGGAGATTTTTCGATTTTATCGTTTAACATGGATAAGCTAAACAGTCATCCAGATTATAGAACGCTGACGGTTAAATTGCGAAATGATGAAATGAAGGAAAGGGTATATCCTTTCACTGATTTTTTCGCCACAATAAACGAAAAATTAAGTACAGGAGATAATATCATTATTGGCACAAGGCTTGTGGCGTTTCTCGCTTCCATGCAAGTAGCGAAAGGTTTGCAAATAAAATATATTCGTCAAGCACCGACCTTATGGCAAAAAATAAAAGGCGACTATCGATTCGCGGTGAAAGCTCACCCTTCATGGACAAGCGAAACAAAACACGAATCGCCCCTAGCCAAATTTATTATTAAACTGACGAGAAAAGAACCGAATAGTTGGTATGAAAAAGTACTGAAAAAAATTTTTTCTGGTTATCGGAGTCCATCAGACTTTATTAAACATATGGCAGGATACCCTAAAAATATTGAAGGCTTATTGACCGGGGAAGAGTTCAGAAATGCATTGATAGACCGGGTATCGGCAGGGGTTAAAGAAACAACTGAAGCTGCAACAAAAACGAAGGGAATGCACAAAACAGCTGGGTATATACCTGGAGTTGGGATTGCCATTACTGCTGTGGCTAATTTAACTGAATATGTAAGTCCGGAAAATCAAAATAAAAGCCCAGCAGAAAGAGTTGGCCGTGTTTTTACTGGAGCATTACTGGATATGTTTGCTATAAACGTAGGCACAAGAGTGGGAATCCTGATTGGCAGTATAGGAGGGCCGCCGGGGATGATTATAGGAGGGGCGGTTGGAGCGTTTGTAGGCGGAACCGTTAGTTCTCTGTTTGGCGATAAAATAAAGGACGCTGGGGGAAAAGTAGTTGACGAGGCGGCGGATGCGATTAAAAAGGTTGATGACAAGGCGGTGGATGTAATAAAAAAGGCAGAAATACCAGCATCAATAAAAAAGTGGTTTAGCTAG
- a CDS encoding amino acid permease, which translates to MSTKKWGLWILTAFVVGNMIGGGIFMIPASLAQVASPMGSALAWMATGLGVLTIALVFGSLVTRKPELKAGPQSYAQAMFSSPKAGTVAGYSMAWGYWAANWAATASVIISFAGYLSTFFPIMQSKHVLLTIGTFQLETGKALTFAVCTIVLWGIQWILTRDFQRAGSINILTTGAKVIGFLLYIIATVWVFNAANLGGGFAFTNEKGQAVSVPGQINGAAITMLWAFIGIESAVMLSNRAKSQKDVKKATLLGLLISVLIYMGISLLTMGALSQEQLQQSQKPLVDALYAVIGSNGAYIMAILALISLFGSTIGWIVVSSEVPYQAAKEGLFPTFFAKTNRNSSPVRSLFITNFMTQIFLFSTVSGTVNEAYNFAIVVATLAYLVPYLVSALYQLKLIITGETYENAKHIRIRDGIITTAALVYSIWVIKTGTADWYTFFLGIGLFVAGLVLYPFIMKPKSLDHKPAELKGA; encoded by the coding sequence ATGTCAACAAAAAAATGGGGACTATGGATTTTAACCGCCTTTGTCGTCGGAAATATGATTGGCGGTGGCATATTTATGATTCCGGCAAGTCTAGCGCAAGTCGCAAGCCCGATGGGATCCGCTCTTGCCTGGATGGCAACCGGATTGGGAGTTTTAACGATTGCACTCGTGTTCGGTAGCTTAGTGACAAGAAAGCCAGAACTGAAAGCAGGACCACAAAGCTACGCGCAAGCAATGTTTTCCTCTCCGAAAGCGGGAACGGTAGCAGGCTACAGCATGGCGTGGGGATATTGGGCCGCGAACTGGGCGGCAACCGCGTCTGTCATTATTTCGTTTGCCGGCTATTTAAGCACGTTTTTCCCGATTATGCAAAGCAAACACGTCTTACTTACGATCGGAACGTTTCAATTAGAGACAGGAAAAGCGCTCACTTTTGCGGTTTGCACGATCGTGTTATGGGGAATTCAATGGATTCTTACCCGCGATTTTCAACGCGCAGGAAGCATTAATATTTTGACGACGGGAGCGAAAGTCATCGGATTTCTTCTTTATATTATCGCGACCGTTTGGGTGTTTAACGCCGCTAATTTAGGTGGCGGGTTTGCATTCACGAATGAAAAAGGGCAAGCGGTGTCCGTTCCAGGCCAAATAAACGGAGCGGCGATTACGATGCTATGGGCATTTATCGGCATCGAATCGGCCGTTATGCTTTCCAACCGCGCGAAGTCGCAAAAAGATGTGAAAAAAGCGACATTGCTTGGATTACTTATTTCTGTGCTTATTTATATGGGAATCTCACTGTTAACGATGGGGGCTCTTTCACAAGAACAGCTCCAGCAATCGCAAAAACCGCTCGTAGATGCGCTATACGCTGTCATCGGCAGCAACGGCGCCTACATCATGGCAATTTTGGCGCTCATTTCGTTGTTCGGCTCAACGATCGGCTGGATTGTCGTCAGCTCAGAAGTGCCTTATCAAGCGGCAAAAGAAGGATTGTTCCCTACTTTCTTTGCGAAAACGAACCGAAACAGCAGCCCTGTTCGTTCTTTGTTCATTACGAATTTCATGACGCAAATTTTTCTATTTTCGACCGTATCGGGAACGGTGAACGAAGCGTACAATTTCGCGATTGTCGTCGCAACGCTCGCCTATTTAGTTCCGTATCTCGTTTCCGCTTTATATCAGCTGAAATTAATTATAACGGGAGAAACATATGAAAACGCGAAACACATTCGCATCCGAGACGGCATCATTACAACAGCGGCACTAGTGTACTCGATTTGGGTCATTAAAACCGGAACGGCTGACTGGTACACGTTTTTCTTAGGAATCGGCTTATTTGTCGCCGGGTTGGTATTATATCCATTCATCATGAAACCAAAATCGCTCGATCACAAGCCGGCGGAATTAAAAGGCGCGTAA
- a CDS encoding glutathionylspermidine synthase family protein, which produces MYSIEEHRQRRAQFYGAIPNFWADLYGAEYALFDYYTLTAREVEQIRTTTDRIGHLYRKTAKLLRQLPVETLRLLGFHPDTLPFLRASTLPAETVIARADLVYVDGTFKLIELNTDTPTFIRETFDINEQIAFFLRMASPNEGAVKNVTEAVRHAVWQSYRLLHCDGEPYVVFTSHEDHMEDRETVRYLQRISGMEAAYVPLHELYVVAEDVPLSGGGVLRRGLYDAEGRRIDVLYRQTYPLEHLVEDRSADGTKVGVQLLELWKEREVALINPLSAFLLQSKAVQALIWGLYEEGNPFFTKEERQWIAEHFLPTYLDEEYFLTKRTMYVQKPAFGREGDTVVIKNGNGEPVAVDSQQTYKDETPVYQQYVPLPETVVKTVNGYETVKLLHTCFLINGKAVGIGLRAGGIITNNLSYYLPVMMKG; this is translated from the coding sequence ATGTATTCGATTGAAGAACACCGCCAGCGCCGCGCCCAATTTTACGGGGCAATCCCCAATTTTTGGGCTGACTTATACGGTGCGGAATATGCTTTGTTCGATTACTATACGTTAACGGCTCGGGAAGTCGAGCAAATACGAACGACAACGGACCGCATCGGCCATTTGTATCGAAAAACGGCCAAACTGTTGCGCCAATTGCCTGTTGAAACTCTACGGCTGTTAGGGTTTCATCCAGATACGCTTCCGTTTTTGCGCGCTTCCACACTTCCGGCGGAAACGGTGATCGCACGTGCCGATCTCGTATATGTCGACGGAACGTTTAAGTTGATCGAATTGAACACGGATACACCGACATTTATTCGTGAAACGTTTGATATTAATGAACAGATTGCTTTCTTCTTACGCATGGCTTCACCGAATGAAGGAGCGGTGAAAAACGTAACAGAAGCGGTCCGGCATGCCGTTTGGCAGTCATACCGTTTATTGCATTGCGATGGAGAGCCATATGTTGTGTTTACTTCCCATGAAGATCATATGGAAGACCGTGAGACGGTTCGGTATTTGCAGCGAATAAGCGGAATGGAGGCTGCCTATGTGCCGCTTCATGAGCTCTACGTTGTTGCCGAGGATGTTCCACTAAGTGGCGGCGGTGTGCTGCGGCGCGGATTGTACGATGCGGAAGGAAGGCGGATCGATGTGCTATATCGTCAAACATATCCGCTTGAGCATTTAGTCGAAGACCGCTCAGCGGATGGAACGAAAGTAGGAGTACAGCTGCTGGAACTGTGGAAGGAGCGGGAAGTCGCCCTCATCAATCCGCTGTCGGCGTTTTTGCTTCAGTCGAAAGCGGTGCAGGCGCTCATATGGGGACTTTATGAGGAAGGGAATCCGTTTTTCACGAAAGAGGAGCGTCAATGGATTGCCGAACATTTTCTTCCTACGTATTTAGATGAAGAGTATTTCCTTACAAAACGAACGATGTATGTACAAAAACCCGCGTTCGGGCGCGAAGGAGACACGGTAGTCATCAAAAACGGAAACGGTGAACCAGTCGCTGTTGACAGCCAGCAAACATATAAGGACGAAACACCAGTTTATCAGCAATATGTTCCGTTGCCCGAAACCGTTGTCAAAACGGTAAACGGATATGAAACGGTGAAACTATTGCACACGTGTTTTTTAATAAACGGAAAAGCGGTTGGAATCGGTCTGCGTGCGGGAGGAATAATTACAAACAACTTGTCCTATTATTTACCTGTCATGATGAAAGGGTGA
- a CDS encoding NAD-dependent protein deacylase: MDAIKEFAQMINSADKITVLTGAGMSTESGIPDFRSENGIYAQEGNVEHYISEYYFETHPVDFWHKFKRIFSLKLMGNFAPNQGHLFLKHLEDMGKKVTILTQNIDGLHKKAGSSRVIELHGTLQTATCPKCQTKYDLAFVNSHDVPRCEQETCNEILKPDVVLFGGMVHRFEEALEAAYDSDLLIAMGTSLEVTPVNQIPFYVSTESPRAHKVIINKTPTRMDYLFDIVIHAGIGETVAKVQQYIADAR; the protein is encoded by the coding sequence ATGGACGCTATCAAAGAGTTCGCACAAATGATCAATAGTGCTGACAAGATTACTGTTTTAACCGGAGCGGGAATGAGCACCGAATCGGGAATTCCAGATTTTCGAAGCGAAAACGGTATTTATGCTCAAGAGGGAAACGTCGAGCATTATATTTCTGAATATTATTTTGAAACACATCCTGTCGATTTCTGGCATAAATTTAAACGCATTTTTTCATTAAAGTTAATGGGAAATTTTGCGCCAAATCAAGGCCATCTCTTTTTGAAACATTTAGAAGACATGGGGAAAAAGGTGACGATTTTGACGCAAAATATTGACGGACTGCACAAAAAAGCAGGCAGTTCGCGCGTCATTGAATTACACGGCACGCTGCAAACAGCAACATGCCCGAAATGCCAAACAAAGTATGATTTAGCGTTCGTTAATAGCCATGATGTACCGCGGTGTGAGCAGGAAACATGCAATGAAATTTTAAAACCGGATGTTGTTTTGTTTGGAGGAATGGTTCATCGGTTCGAAGAGGCGCTCGAAGCTGCATATGATAGTGATTTGTTGATTGCGATGGGAACAAGCCTTGAAGTAACACCTGTCAACCAAATCCCGTTTTATGTATCCACAGAATCTCCTCGTGCTCATAAAGTTATCATTAACAAAACACCGACGAGAATGGATTATTTATTTGACATTGTTATTCATGCAGGAATCGGAGAGACAGTTGCCAAAGTGCAGCAATATATCGCGGATGCTCGTTGA